Within the Thermosynechococcus sichuanensis E542 genome, the region CAGAAATTTCATCCCCAGCCACCCGCACAGATTCACTTAAAACGGTGCCCTGCAAACTAAGAACCGCCACCTCGGTCGTGCCACCGCCAATGTCCACAATCATGTTGCCCGTCGGCTCTTCCACGGGTAAACCCGCACCAAAGGCAGCGGCTACCGGTTCATCAATTAAATACACTTCCCGTGCGCCAGCACCCCGCGCCGCATCCTCAATGGCTCGGCGTTCGACACCGGTCACGCCACTGGGAATGCCAATCACCACACGGGGGGCAAACAAATTCTTCCCGCCGTGCACTTGGCGCATAAAGTGCTTCAGCATTAGTTCAGCCCGCTCAAAATCCGCGATCACACCATCCCGCAGTGGACGTACCGCCACCACGTTACCCGGTGTCCGACCCAGCATGCGCTTTGCTTCAACGCCAACGGCAAGGGGTTGTTTGGTGTTTTGGTCAATGGCAACAACGGACGGTTCCTCTAAAACCACCCCCCGCCCCGACACATAAACGAGCGTGTTGGCGGTGCCCAAGTCAATGCCGATATCTCGTGATAGCCGACTAAATAGTCCCACGATGGTGTACCCCTTCTTTGAATCCTGTTGGTTGTAACAGTGCTGTTACCAAAAAACGTGATGGCAAGATTGTATTACGTTTTGTTTGGAAAATCTTGGTGAGTTATCCGTATGTCGAGATTGTTTGCTAAGGGGGATGAGTCCTCAAATTTCTTAGCTCATGGCTTAAAGTACGCTACTGATTCACAGCATCCTCTTCATCGGGGTCACTCAAGGCCATGCCATTGGCTTCACGCCGCAAGGTTTGCCGCTGTTGCTGGGTGACTTCGATACCAACGGCGATCGCTTCCTTGAGCCGTTCTAGGGTGGCCTGCCAGCGCTCTTGGGTGGTTTCTGAGAGGCGATCGCGATGTTGCTCAAAACTAGCCGTAATGTCTTCGAGCAGTTCGGGGAGGGCATCAGCGGATTTGCGCAGCAGTTGTCGGGTTTCCTTGCCAGAGCGGGGAGCAATGAGCAGCCCCACCACTGTCCCGATCGCGCCCCCTAGGAGCAGACCTCCCAAAAAAGCACCACCGCCACCCTGTTGCTGACTCATCGCTTTCTCCTTTGCAGGCGGACACCATATCGCCCTATCCAGCTTATCAAGGTTAAAAACAGACGGACATTGCGCTGTTGCCGACGCCATTTGGGCAATTGCGATCGCAAGCTCGACACCCCCCGCTGGCCAATGATAATCACCTCAGGGGCACCACCTAAGACCCCGTGGGTACTGCGCTCCGCATCCAGTAGGGCACGGGAGACCCCCCGTAGGATCTGGCGCAGTTTGACCAACTGCCACGCCAACCATAATGCAATCAGCGCAATCAGGCAATTGCAGCCAATCACAATCCAGACCATTCGGGGCGTAGGGGGTATTGACATTCGCAGCTACTGGTTCATCTTTTCATCTAGAACGAGCATCTAGAACGAGATTGTACTCCCTAGTTTACTGTGGAGATTGGAAAGCGGGGTTGCTGGCTGGAATTGCAAATCATGGTTAAATCACTCCCAAAACGAAAACGTTGGCGAGGAATACGGTCTTGGCTGGTGTCGCTTGTGCTGGCGGCAGTGATTGTTGGCGGTGGGCTATTCAGTTGGTACTACTGGCGATCGCCCTCCATAACGCCCCTTTACACGCTCACGGTGGAGGCGCCCCCCCAAAGTTTGCAAGAGTTAGAGGCATGGGCACGGTCTCCAGAACCCCTGAAGCGCGATCGCGCCCGCTATCTCTTGGCTGTAGAAAGCCTCAGTCAACAGCAGCCCCAAGCAGCACTGCAATGGCTCCAGGGCCTTGAACAGACCTACCGGCCAATGGCGGCACCCATTCTCCTCCTGCGGGCGGAGGCCTATCGCCAACAGGGAGACCACCGCAAGGCCAAAGAAACGTGGGAACAGGTGCTGCGGGACTATGGCAGCGAACCAGAAGCAGCAGTGGCACTCCTGAGCTTGAATCAACCGCAACTGGCGATCGCCCGCTTTCCGCAGCATCCTGCGGTTGTGAATTACGTGGCCGACCAGTTAGCGAAGAATCCCGATCAAGTGCCCTACCTGAAGCTGGTGGCACGCTACGGTCTTTTTCTTAAAGAATACGGCACCTACCTCGAAATTCTGCGGCAGCGCTATGCCGATCAACTGACGCCCGCCGATTGGGAAGCAATCGCCTTTGGTTATTGGGAGAAAATGCAGTACGCTCCGGCAGCAGCGGCCTATGCCAAGGCACCACCAACCCCTTTGAATCTCTATCGGGTGGGACGGGGACGCCAACTCAGTGGGGATACCCCCGGGGCGATCGCCGCCTATCAAGCCCTAGTCCAACGCTTTCCCAACAGTTCAGAAGCCGCCCTTGCCCAACTGCGCCTTGCCCGTTTAGCCAAAACGCC harbors:
- a CDS encoding rod shape-determining protein, with product MGLFSRLSRDIGIDLGTANTLVYVSGRGVVLEEPSVVAIDQNTKQPLAVGVEAKRMLGRTPGNVVAVRPLRDGVIADFERAELMLKHFMRQVHGGKNLFAPRVVIGIPSGVTGVERRAIEDAARGAGAREVYLIDEPVAAAFGAGLPVEEPTGNMIVDIGGGTTEVAVLSLQGTVLSESVRVAGDEISEAIVQYLKKVHNLIIGERTAEEIKIRIGSAYPNDSYDSESMEVRGLHQLSGLPRTVVVKAEEIRESMAEPLSAIIEAIKRTLERTPPELAADIVDRGIMLAGGGALLRGLDTLISHETGIVVHVAADPLRCVVMGTGRVLENFKDLARVFSTQPAVIG
- a CDS encoding YtxH domain-containing protein, giving the protein MSQQQGGGGAFLGGLLLGGAIGTVVGLLIAPRSGKETRQLLRKSADALPELLEDITASFEQHRDRLSETTQERWQATLERLKEAIAVGIEVTQQQRQTLRREANGMALSDPDEEDAVNQ